The candidate division WOR-3 bacterium nucleotide sequence AAAGTGATGTCTACCCGCGGAGGTGGATAAGATTCGGTGATTTTTCCATGCAGCCATCTGAGTTCGCGAAGTTCGCAACGGTACTAATGCTAGCCAACTACTTATCCACGAGAAAAAAACTCCAGAATTTTTCGGACATGGTAGTGCCAATAGTGATCACTGGATTGCCTGCACTGTTAGTATTCCTTGAACCGGACCTTGGAGCCGCACAAATATTCCTGCCAATACTGCTGGTAATGAGCTATTGGGCTGGCATGCCTGGTCTAAAAATATTGATTCTATTCTCACCAATAGTATCAGCGATCGCCAGCTTTTCAATCTACACATGGGTGGGATATATGGCAATCTTGATGATTTTCCTCTATTTCCGGAAACAGCTAACCGATCTGATCTACGGTTTTGCGAGCAATTCATTAGTAGGCCTGATCATGCCGTTGGTCTGGAATTCTCTGAAAACCTACCAGCAAAAGAGAATCATCGCATTCTTCTCTCCATGGCTGGATCCTCAGGGCATGTCGTGGCAGATAATACAGTCGAAGATCGCGATCGGTTCCGGTGGTCTATTCGGCAAGGGGTTCCTTTCGGGAACGCAGAAGAAGTTGGAATTCCTGCCAGAACGCCACACCGATTTCATATTTTCGTGTCTGGGCGAGGAATTCGGCCTAATTGGTATAATCGTCGTCATCACGGTCTATGTTTATCTCATATATCGGTTGCTCTACCTGGCAAAAGAAACGCGCAACCGATTCTCGAACATATTTGTTAGCGG carries:
- the rodA gene encoding rod shape-determining protein RodA, with the translated sequence MIKKTDLGIIWTTFALSLLGVVMIYSTAGSAIMTKQITWLVFSILCAILFSRISPRIWLNLSPIIYFLALVLIFVILIKSDVYPRRWIRFGDFSMQPSEFAKFATVLMLANYLSTRKKLQNFSDMVVPIVITGLPALLVFLEPDLGAAQIFLPILLVMSYWAGMPGLKILILFSPIVSAIASFSIYTWVGYMAILMIFLYFRKQLTDLIYGFASNSLVGLIMPLVWNSLKTYQQKRIIAFFSPWLDPQGMSWQIIQSKIAIGSGGLFGKGFLSGTQKKLEFLPERHTDFIFSCLGEEFGLIGIIVVITVYVYLIYRLLYLAKETRNRFSNIFVSGVMIWIAYQTFINIGVTMGLLPVTGVPLPFISSGGSALLACFMAIG